A region from the Desulfuromonas sp. TF genome encodes:
- a CDS encoding complex I subunit 5 family protein — MTATNLHVYVLAAPLLMAFVVNLLGRTNRGWIAPLTLGALAFSTAGSIAVLARVLREGTIRYTVGNWRPPFGIELVVDPLSALMMLLVAAVALVATFSALKSVERELAGREYLFFTLYLILIAGLFGLILTGDAFNLYVLLEITSITSYGLIAMGRGRAALASFNYVIMGSIGACFYLLGVGYLYILTGSLNMADIARILPGLGQPAALATSFAFIMVGLWVKMALFPLHNWLPNAYSLAPTGAGVMVAPLMTKVTVYLMIRVIFSIFTPDYAFFHHPGVASAIVWVAALAIVCASALALAQRDLRRMLTYIIIAEVGYMVGGVWLANGQGLTGAILHIVNDALMTLCLFLVAAAILHRTGSLAFDSLQGLYRRMPVTMAAFTVGAFSMIGVPPTCGFFSKWYLILGGIEAGQWGYVAALIFSSLVNAVLFFRIIEIAYFRKEEGGHGMLTVQEAPMMMLNPLIVTAIALLLVGFGSGQLVGVIRLAIPAGF; from the coding sequence ATGACGGCCACCAACCTGCATGTCTACGTGCTCGCCGCGCCCCTGCTGATGGCCTTTGTGGTGAACCTGCTGGGCCGGACCAACCGCGGCTGGATCGCACCGCTGACCCTCGGCGCGCTGGCCTTTTCCACCGCGGGTTCGATCGCGGTGCTGGCGCGGGTTCTGCGTGAGGGGACGATCCGTTACACGGTCGGAAACTGGAGGCCCCCCTTCGGCATCGAGCTGGTGGTCGATCCGCTGAGCGCCCTGATGATGCTGCTGGTAGCGGCCGTTGCCCTTGTCGCGACCTTCTCCGCACTGAAAAGCGTGGAGCGGGAGCTGGCCGGGCGCGAATACCTCTTTTTTACTCTGTACCTGATCCTGATCGCCGGCCTCTTCGGCCTGATCCTCACCGGCGACGCTTTCAACCTGTATGTGCTGCTGGAGATCACCTCCATCACCAGCTACGGGCTGATCGCCATGGGACGGGGACGAGCCGCGCTGGCGAGCTTCAACTACGTCATCATGGGATCGATCGGCGCCTGTTTCTACCTTTTGGGGGTCGGTTATCTCTACATCCTGACCGGTTCTCTGAATATGGCCGACATCGCCCGAATCCTCCCCGGACTCGGCCAGCCGGCGGCCCTGGCGACCTCTTTCGCTTTCATCATGGTCGGTCTCTGGGTCAAGATGGCTCTCTTTCCCCTGCACAACTGGCTGCCCAACGCCTATTCACTGGCTCCAACCGGCGCCGGCGTCATGGTTGCACCGTTGATGACCAAGGTGACCGTCTATCTGATGATCCGCGTCATCTTTTCAATTTTTACTCCCGATTATGCCTTCTTTCATCACCCCGGCGTGGCATCGGCCATTGTCTGGGTGGCGGCCCTGGCGATCGTCTGTGCCTCGGCTCTGGCCCTCGCCCAGCGCGACCTGCGCCGGATGCTGACCTACATTATCATCGCCGAGGTCGGCTATATGGTCGGCGGCGTCTGGCTGGCCAACGGCCAGGGACTGACCGGCGCCATCCTGCACATCGTCAATGACGCGCTGATGACCCTGTGCCTTTTCCTGGTGGCCGCGGCGATCCTTCACCGCACCGGCAGTCTCGCCTTCGATTCGCTGCAGGGCCTCTATCGCAGAATGCCTGTCACGATGGCGGCCTTTACCGTGGGGGCCTTCTCGATGATCGGTGTTCCCCCGACCTGCGGATTCTTCAGCAAATGGTATCTGATCCTCGGGGGGATCGAAGCGGGCCAGTGGGGCTACGTCGCGGCGCTGATCTTCAGCAGCCTTGTCAACGCGGTGCTCTTTTTCCGCATTATCGAAATCGCCTATTTCCGCAAGGAGGAAGGCGGGCATGGCATGCTGACGGTGCAGGAGGCGCCGATGATGATGCTCAACCCGCTGATCGTGACCGCTATCGCCCTGCTGCTGGTCGG
- a CDS encoding sodium:proton antiporter, translating into MEGLLAEIVAKYNYWLYVVLMMIGFYAMIGKRNLVKKLLGMNIFQTAIILFFVSTGVKRGGGIPILDKYEVLKHGIDPATVVNPLPHVLMLTAIVVSVSVTGVALAILQRIYREYGTLEEDEILEKIGK; encoded by the coding sequence ATGGAAGGACTGCTGGCGGAGATCGTCGCCAAATACAATTACTGGCTCTACGTCGTGCTGATGATGATCGGCTTCTACGCCATGATCGGCAAGCGCAACCTGGTCAAGAAACTGCTCGGCATGAACATCTTTCAGACCGCGATCATCCTCTTCTTCGTTTCGACCGGTGTCAAGCGCGGCGGCGGGATTCCGATTCTCGACAAATACGAGGTGCTCAAGCACGGCATCGATCCGGCAACCGTGGTCAATCCGCTGCCCCACGTGCTGATGCTGACGGCGATCGTCGTTTCGGTCAGCGTGACCGGTGTCGCTCTGGCCATCCTGCAGCGCATCTATCGGGAGTACGGCACTCTCGAAGAAGACGAAATCCTGGAGAAGATCGGAAAATGA
- a CDS encoding Na(+)/H(+) antiporter subunit B, translated as MKLLQERARTRAVGESLIIQTAVRVMVPFVQIFGLYIVVHGHYSPGGGFQGGVVLGASFILLALAFDLKTSIRHFSERINNRLGNAGALIYTGTAALCAIMGGLFLDYSALDAIIPLGPIEWRSFGIFLVEVGVGLAVMSIMVSLYWDLGSGGELDEGL; from the coding sequence ATGAAGCTGCTGCAGGAGCGGGCGCGGACCCGGGCGGTGGGCGAGAGCCTGATTATCCAGACCGCGGTGCGGGTGATGGTTCCCTTCGTCCAGATCTTCGGTCTCTACATCGTCGTGCACGGCCATTACAGCCCGGGCGGCGGCTTCCAGGGCGGAGTTGTTCTCGGCGCCTCTTTCATCCTCCTGGCGCTGGCTTTCGATCTGAAGACCTCGATCCGCCACTTCTCCGAGCGGATCAACAACCGGCTCGGCAATGCCGGAGCCCTGATTTATACAGGGACGGCAGCCCTGTGCGCCATTATGGGCGGGCTCTTTCTCGATTACAGCGCCCTGGACGCGATCATTCCCCTGGGCCCGATCGAGTGGCGCTCCTTCGGCATCTTTCTGGTCGAGGTCGGCGTCGGACTGGCGGTGATGAGCATCATGGTATCGCTGTACTGGGATCTCGGCTCAGGCGGCGAACTCGACGAGGGGCTTTGA
- a CDS encoding monovalent cation/H+ antiporter complex subunit F has product MMEQLFLAGGIALVLLMMLSLIRVIAGPTILDRILGGSVIGTKTTVLLLFIGVLYDNVGMFVDIAIAYAMLNFIATLAATKFFLRRKSVNLEDLES; this is encoded by the coding sequence ATGATGGAACAGCTCTTTCTGGCCGGAGGCATCGCCCTGGTGCTTCTCATGATGCTGTCGCTGATCCGGGTGATCGCCGGACCTACGATCCTCGACCGGATCCTCGGCGGCAGCGTCATCGGCACCAAGACCACCGTGCTGCTGCTTTTTATCGGCGTCCTTTATGACAATGTCGGCATGTTCGTCGACATTGCCATCGCCTATGCCATGCTCAACTTCATCGCCACCCTGGCGGCGACCAAGTTTTTCCTGCGCCGCAAGAGCGTTAACCTTGAAGACCTGGAGTCGTAA
- the mnhG gene encoding monovalent cation/H(+) antiporter subunit G: protein MSVVAALLIVAGLFFFAIGVLGILRFPDFYTRLHAAGKCDSLAAVLVVLGIALFNLQEFSGANLLVSIKIMFVAAFVFVASPTATHAITEAALVIGVEPWTKEKKQR from the coding sequence ATGTCCGTTGTCGCCGCCCTGCTGATCGTTGCCGGCCTCTTCTTCTTCGCCATCGGAGTCCTCGGCATCCTGCGCTTCCCCGATTTCTACACCCGCCTGCACGCCGCCGGCAAATGCGACTCGCTGGCCGCGGTGCTGGTGGTGCTGGGCATCGCCCTGTTCAATCTGCAGGAGTTTTCCGGCGCCAACCTGCTGGTCAGCATCAAGATCATGTTCGTTGCCGCCTTCGTCTTCGTGGCCAGCCCCACAGCCACCCACGCGATCACCGAGGCGGCCCTGGTGATCGGCGTCGAGCCCTGGACAAAGGAGAAGAAACAGCGATGA
- a CDS encoding hydrogenase subunit MbhD domain-containing protein, with amino-acid sequence MIWQLDLLILALVVICALAVISVRDLLSATVIFGVYSFLMCLLWAEMGAVDVAFTEATVGAGISTVLFIAAILRTSRRSKD; translated from the coding sequence ATGATCTGGCAGCTCGATCTGCTCATACTCGCCCTGGTGGTGATCTGCGCCCTGGCGGTCATCAGCGTCCGGGATCTGCTTTCGGCGACCGTCATCTTCGGCGTCTACAGCTTCCTCATGTGCCTGCTCTGGGCGGAGATGGGAGCCGTCGACGTGGCCTTCACAGAAGCGACGGTCGGCGCCGGCATCAGCACCGTCCTCTTTATCGCCGCGATTCTGCGGACCAGCCGAAGGAGCAAGGATTGA
- the mbhE gene encoding hydrogen gas-evolving membrane-bound hydrogenase subunit E: MKALALLATAITGAILLYGTKDFAAWGDPASPASTHLSPVYIERAVEETHVPNIVTAVLGDYRGYDTMFETVVIYCAGLAVVSVLRRTKE, translated from the coding sequence TTGAAAGCGCTCGCACTGTTGGCCACCGCGATTACCGGTGCCATTCTGCTCTACGGCACCAAAGATTTCGCCGCCTGGGGAGACCCCGCCTCGCCTGCGAGCACCCATCTCTCGCCGGTCTACATCGAACGGGCGGTGGAGGAAACCCACGTGCCCAACATCGTGACGGCGGTGCTCGGCGATTACCGGGGATACGACACCATGTTCGAAACGGTGGTCATCTACTGCGCCGGCCTGGCGGTGGTCAGCGTGCTGCGGAGGACCAAGGAATGA